The sequence below is a genomic window from Clostridium sp. BJN0001.
ATATGTCCAAGAGGAAGTTTTTTTGATAACATTGTTAAAAAATTCAGCAAACATAAGAAAGTACCTTCGTTTTTAAAATCATATTATTTTAGAATTTTAGTGATAATAGTTATGATGACAATTTTTACTTTAGGAATAAGAAAAAATCTAGGAAATATCTATGGAATAGGCATGGTATTTTATAGAATGATAGTTATAACAACAGTTATTGGATTAGTCCTTGCGTTATTTATAAATGAGAGGACATGGTGTAATTTCTGTCCTATGGGAACTATAGCAGCGCTTATAACAAAATTAAGAAAGAATAAAAAGAATCTTAAAGTTAGTTCAAAATGTGTTTCATGTGGAATATGTGAGAAAAAATGTCCTATGGGGATAAGTGCATATGAATATAAAGGCTCTGAAATAACTGATCCTGATTGTATTCAGTGTTTAAGATGTGAATTATCGTGTCCTAAAAATGCAATTGGAATAGAGATAGAAGATGAAAGTGAAGAGATTAAAAAATAAAAATAAAAAAGCCTTTAAGAGTAAAAAATCTTAAAGACTTTTAAATTATAAGCCCTATATATCCAAATAAAATTCCTATCAAAGCACCGAAAAATACATCTTTTAAAAAATGAACTCCCCCTAGTACACGCATTAAAGCGAGGAGTGTTCCTACTATAAATAGAAATATTCCAATAGGTTTAAATATGTAGTAGTGCATTAATGCAATTATAAATACTGAAAAAACATGGCGGCTTGGAAATGAGCTGCCTTTTTTGTCTCTTTTAATAATTGGATCTATATTAAATACTTCATATGGTCTTTTTGCATTTATAGCTTTTCTAAAAACGGTTAATATTATAAAAGAAAATGCAGGTATTATGATGCATTTTATAAATCGTGTATCCTTAGATAAAAATAAGTAAATAAGTAAAGAAGGATACATTATGTAAACAATGTATGTAAGAACTTTATTTGCATAGATGAGAAAATTTTTTCTCTTTTCTGATTTGCTAAAAAAAGAAAAGATTTTTATATACGTTTCTTTTGCCATAAAAATAGACACCTCACAAATCTAATTTTTTATAAAGTATAACATATATATATAATTTACTAAAAGAAATTTTGTATGCTTAATTATTAAATATGAAATATTAATATATATTTATTAATAAAAGTGTAACAAATATTTGATTTTAATAATAGTATAATATAAAAATGGTATTAATAGTTATTAATTTGATTAAATAATATAGAAATTAATATTGACATACAAAATTAAAAGATGTACTATAAGAGCATAATTTAAATTCGATGAAGAGAAAAAGTAAAATATGAAACTATCTTAAGAGAGTCGTTGGTTGCTGAAAAACGATGGTAAGTTTGTGTTTGAATATCATCTCTGAGAAGTAAGGCTGAAATTACAGTAAGTCTTTCCGGAAGCTCTCACCGTTATAAGAGTAGCGTATTGATAGATACGTAACTTAAGAGCTACAGATTTATATTTGTAGAATTAGGGTGGTAACGCGGAACTTTTTTCGTCCCTCATTTATATATGAGGGGCGATTTTTTTATATACATTTGTGCACACTTTATATAAAAATATAATTGCAAATTTAAATTATAACAAAATAATATCAGTTATAAACAAATGGAGGTTAGATTTTTATGAATAAATTATCAAAAAAGGACATGGTTTTAATAAGCTTAATGCTTTTCTCACTATTTTTTGGAGCAGGTAACCTTATTTTCCCACCGTTTTTAGGAGAATCGGCTGGAACACATTCATGGGTAGCTTTAGCAGGATTTTTCGTTACAGCAGTTGGATTTCCTGTTATGGGAGTTGTAGCAGTTGCAAAAAGTAAGGGACTTATGAACCTTGGAGCTAGAGTATCAAAAGTATTTGCGTTAGTATTTACTGTACTTATATATTTATCAATAGGTCCATGTCTTGGAATCCCAAGAGCTGGAAGTCTTCCTTTTGAGATGGCTGTACTTCCTTATTTATCACAAGGATTTTCAGTATCTCTTGCAAGATTTTTATATACTTTAGTATTCTTTTCAGTTGCATTATGGCTTTCGTTTACTCCATCAAAATTAGTAGACAGGCTTGGAAAAGTGCTTACACCATTACTTTTAGTTTTAATAGCACTACTTTTTGTAGCATCTATATTAAAACCAATGGGCGCATATGATGCTCCTATAGGAAATTATGTGACAAATGCATTAACTCAAGGATTTTTAGATGGTTATCAGACAATGGATACAATAGCCGCATTAAACTTTGGAATAGTAATCTCAGTTGCAATAAAGTCAAGAGGAGTAAAAAACGAAAATGCAGTAGTATCTTATTCAATAAAAGCAGGAATCGCAGCAGGTACACTTCTTATGGCTATATATGCAGTATTATGTCATCTTGGTGCATCATCAGGAGCACAATTTGCAATGACAGAAAATGGAGCAGAAACTTTAACAAATGTTACTAATTATATCTTTGGTGGATATGGCGCAATGTTTTTAGCAGTAGTATTTACACTCGCATGTCTTACAACATCAGTAGGTCTTGTAACATCATGTAGTGCTTATTTTTCAACACTTACAAGTAAAGTGTCTTATAAAATGTGGACAATAATCTTATCAGTATGGAGCATGGTTCTTGCAAATATGGGACTTACTAAAATACTTGCTGTTTCAGTTCCAGTACTTACAGCAATATATCCAATAGCTATAATGCTTATACTTCTTGCAATGATTGATAAATATTTTAAGAGTAATTACTATGTTTATAAAACAGCTATATTGTTTACAGGTCTTGCAAGCGTTGTTGATGCTTTAAATGGAGTAAATATAAAATTAGGAGTAGTTACTGAATTGTGTACAAAACTTCCTTTATTTAATCAAGGATTATGCTGGGTAGTACCTGCATTTTTGGGAATTGTAGTAGGAGTTTTAGCTGATAATGTATCAGTGCTTAGAAGTCAAAAAGGTGAGGCTGTAAATTATAAATAACAGATATTAATCAAATATCCATTTGACAAGTATTTAATATAATGATATTATATGAAAAATAATTAATTAGAGCGTTGAAAGAGAAGAGTATATAAATTAATGAATTTTAGAGAGCAGTAAAAAGGTGAAACGCTGCATTCGTACTTTATAGAAAATCACTCTGGAGCATCTTGCTGAATATTTTAAATTAGTAGGTTAAGACGTAATCCTGCGTTAGAGGAAGTAAATTGTTTGATTTATTAAAGGGGCAGAATTTTTATTCTGAATTTAGGTGGTATCGCGTATAATATACGTCCTGATGTTTGTCAGGGCGTTTTTTTATTACACATTACACAAGGAGGATAATGGAAAGTGAAGAAAATAGTTTATTTGTATAAAAAATATGGATGAATAAATTTAGAGGTAAACCATATTTTTAATATATTAAAACAAAAGAATAAAATAATTTATTTTGGGGGCTAAAATTATGAAGTTTTTTGAAAAATTAAGTGATCTTGTTGGTAAATACATGGCGGTATTAGTAATACTAGTTGCAGCACTTGCACTATTTGCGCCATCATCTGTAAGCTTTATTAAGACAAGCTATGTTAGTACACTTCTTGGAATTGTAATGTTTGGAATGGGGCTTACATTAAAGCTTCAAGATTTTAAAGTAGTGTTTAGTAGACCTAAGGACGTAATTATAGGATGTATAGCACAGTTTACAATAATGCCGCTTTTAGCATTTTTACTTACAAAGATATTTAATCTTCCACCAGAACTTGCAGTAGGAGTAATTCTTGTAGGAACATGTCCTGGAGGAACATCATCAAATGTTATGACATATCTATCAAAAGGAGATGTTGCTCTTTCAGTTGGAATGACAGGTGTATCAACAGTTTTTGCACCATTTTTAACACCGCTTTTAACTTATCTTTTAGCAGGAAAAAGTGTAGATGTTAATATGCTTAGTATGTTTTTATCGATAGTAAAAGTTGTAATAGTTCCAATAGCATTAGGATTTGTATTTAATAAATTCTTTGAAAAGTTTACTCAGAGAGTAGTAAGAATACTTCCACTTATATCAGTTACAGCAATAGTTGCAATAGTTGCATCGGTAGTATCAGCAAACTCTGCAAAGATACTTACAAGTAGCTTCGTTATACTTGCTGTTGTAATTCTGCACAATGTATGTGGATATGTACTTGGATTTACTATTGGAAAAGTTTTAAAACTTGACCTTACTAAATGTAAAGCAGTTTCAATTGAAGTAGGAATGCAGAATTCAGGACTTGCAACTTCACTTGCAGCAACACATTTTGCACAGTATCCTCTAGCTACAATACCAGGAGCAGTATTTAGCGTATGGCATAATATTTCAGGTGCTATTATAGCGAATATCTATGCAAGAACTGCTGATAGTAAAGAAGACTAATTTTATAAAACATAAAATACATAAGAAAATATATAATTAAAAAACATAAAAAAATCAGATCTAGTAGATTAATTTTTACTGGATCTGATTTTTTTATATGGTGAAATAAAAATTGGATTACAGATACAAAGGACAGACAAAAATGACAAAGTGTTAAATGACAAATGACAAATTTTATATTTGAATATTGTTTGTAAGTTCCAATTTCGAATGTAACAGCACAAATAAATATTATCTAAACAATTTAAAACATAATATGTTAAGGTTCAATCTTAACAAAAATTATTACTAATTTTCAAACTGTAGCATTTAAATACATCTCATGTTAAGGCATATACAAAGGACAAATGAAAAATGACAAATGACAAATTTTATATTTGAATATTGATTGTAAGTTCCAATTTCGAATTTAACAGCACAAATAAATATTATCTAAACAATTTAAAAACATCATATGTTAAGGTTCAATAATATGTATGATTTAAAAGAAACTTCAATCCCAAATTTAAATACATCTCATGTTAAGGCATATACAAATGACAAATGAAAAATGACAAATGACAAATTTTATATTTGAATATTGATTGTAAGTTCCAATTTCGAATTTAACAGCACAAATAAATATTATCTAAACAATTTAAAAACATCATATGTTAAGGTTCAATATGCTGAGCGAAATGCAAATATATTCAAAAATGTTGATTTAAATACATCTCATGTTAAGGTTCAATTATAGTATGGGATGGGAATATAACTAATATTCAAATATTTAAATACATCTCATGTTAAGGTTCGATTTATTTATACAATAGTAAAAAGTATCAGTATAACAAATTTAAATACATCTCATGTTAAGGTTCAATAATTTAATCAGATATGTTTATAAAATATCTGATAAATTTAAATACATCTCATGTTAAGGTTCAATCGTCACGCTTAACTTTAAACCTAGTTTCCAATGATATTTAAATACATCTCATGTTAAGGTTCAATGATTTGCCAGCTTCATATATTGATATTTTTGATTTATTTAAATACATCTCATGTTAAGGTTCAATCAAGAATTGGAGGAGCTAAAAAGGAATATATTAAAATTTAAATACATCTCATGTTAAGGTTCAATCCCCCAAATTTTATACCAAACAAATTATTATCTTCATTTAAATACATCTCATGTTAAGGTTCAATAAATAAAAAAAGACGAGGAACGCTATAAGCCACTGCTATTTAAATACATCTCATGTTAAGGTTCAATTGAAGCTATTGAAGAAAGGGATTTAATGCATATAGCATTTAAATACATCTCATGTTAAGGTTCAATTTAACATCTTTTCTTGTGCGTTTTTATAGAAATCTCTATTTAAATACATCTCATGTTAAGGTTCAATTTACTATCCCAGTTTTTGTTGCTTCTAGGCTCTTTTATTTAAATACATCTCATGTTAAGGTTCAATGGAGAATTCCCTCCATAAACATACGCTTCACCTAAAATTTAAATACATCTTATGTTAAGGTTCAATGGCTTAATAGTATAATCATAATAACAATATTGCATATTTAAATACATCTCATGTTAAGGTTCAATCATAACTCAAGATAATAATTTCCATCATTTTGCTTAATTTAAATACATCTCATGTTAAGGTTCAATAGAGTTCTAATGAAAATGAAGCTCAAAGCGCTATGAATTTAAATACATCTCATGTTAAGGTTCAATATCTAAATTCCTCCTTTAAGTAAAAATAAAAGAGCATTTAAATACATCTCATGTTAAGGTTCAATACTTGTAAAATAGCCATTCCTTAAAATCATTATACACCTTAAAGCTAGTAATTGTCACATTTTTTTAAATTTATCCCTGGAATTTTTTTATTTTTCATTTTTGCTTTTTTTATCTCTCTAATCCATTGAAAACACTTATGTTGATGGACTTTTAGCGTACTTTTTCCCTGGGATAATTAAAATATGAAATTCAATCATATTAAATATATATAAATACTTCAGACTAAAAAATACGCAATTTAAATTTTTTCAATAATATAATTTTATAATTTGATATTTCATAAATTTTTTTCTGTTTATTTTAACATTAGATAAAAATATATCTTAAAAATAAAACCAAAATATCAATTAGGAATATTATAGTATTATGGATATTTTTACGAAAAATGAACGTATAAAAATTAGCATTATCGTCAATAATCTATGATATAATATAGATAATAAACAATGTAGTGATGATAAAGGGATGTAATTATGGAAATCGATATAAAAGATGTAGATTATAAAAAATATATAACGTTAACTGGAAAGCTTGATAGCAACTGTAGTAATGAAGTTACTGAAAAAATATTAGATACTGTTAGGGAAAATCCTAATATAGTAATTGATATGAAAAATTGTACTTATTTATCAAGCGCGGGACTTAGAACACTTTTAACTATTGGAAAGACAATAAAATTAAAAAGTGGGTATATGAGTATTATAAATCTTGTGGATGATGTAAAAGAAATTATGGAGATGACAGGATTTAGTAGTATATTTAAGTCTTTTGAAAAATAATAATTAATATATGGTATAAAGAAAAGGGTGATTATTATGATAAGAGTGGATAGCTATCCAACTCATGAGACAGATGGGATAAAATATAGAATTGGTAGTGTTCTCCCTTATGGAGCTTCTATTGTTCCAAATGGGGTTAATTTTTCTATATTTTCAAAATATGCTACTTCATGTGAACTGGTTCTCTTTAAGAAAAGAGAAAAAAAACCATATGCTGTAATACCATTTCCTGATGAGTTTAGAATTGGCGATGTGTTTTCTATGATTGTGTTTGATATAGATTACGATGATGTAGAATATGGTTACAGGATGGATGGAAAGTTTGCTCCTAGTGAAGGGCTATGGTTTAACAAAGATAAATATCTCCTTGATCCATATGCAAAAGCTGTATCTGGAAGAAATGTATGGGGAACTCTTCCTGATTATAGTAATGAATTTCAGCATAGAGGAAGAATAGTTTATGATGATTTTGATTGGGAAGGGGACAAGCAGCTAGAATTTCCTATGAATGATCTCATAATATATGAAATGCATTTAAGAAGTTTTACGAGTGATCCTTCAAGCAATGTAAAACATAAGGGAACATTTGCAGGAGTTGTCGAGAAAGTTCCTTATTTAAAGGAACTTGGAATAAATTGTGTTGAACTTCTTCCTATATTTGAATTTGATGAATTTGAAAATTCTAAAACTGTAAATGGAAAGAGATTATATAATTACTGGGGATATAGTACGGTTAATTTCTTTGCACCAAAAGCTGGATATGCAGCTACTGGAAAGTATGGAATGGAAACTGACGAACTTAAAAATATGATAAAGATTCTTCATAAAAATGGTATAGAAGTAATACTTGATGTCGTATTTAATCATACAGCAGAAGGAAATGAAAATGGACCGTACATTTCATATAGAGGAATAGATAATAAAACTTATTATCTTCTTACACCGAAAGGTTATTATTACAATTTCAGCGGGTGCGGAAATACATTAAATTGTAATAATTCTATCGTAAGAAATTATATACTTGATTGTTTAAGATACTGGGTTTCAGAGTATCATATAGATGGATTTAGATTTGATTTAGCATCAATATTATCAAGAGATCAAAATGGAGTTCCGATGCAGAATCCTCCTTTAATAGAAACACTTGCACATGATGCAATTTT
It includes:
- the glgX gene encoding glycogen debranching protein GlgX, yielding MIRVDSYPTHETDGIKYRIGSVLPYGASIVPNGVNFSIFSKYATSCELVLFKKREKKPYAVIPFPDEFRIGDVFSMIVFDIDYDDVEYGYRMDGKFAPSEGLWFNKDKYLLDPYAKAVSGRNVWGTLPDYSNEFQHRGRIVYDDFDWEGDKQLEFPMNDLIIYEMHLRSFTSDPSSNVKHKGTFAGVVEKVPYLKELGINCVELLPIFEFDEFENSKTVNGKRLYNYWGYSTVNFFAPKAGYAATGKYGMETDELKNMIKILHKNGIEVILDVVFNHTAEGNENGPYISYRGIDNKTYYLLTPKGYYYNFSGCGNTLNCNNSIVRNYILDCLRYWVSEYHIDGFRFDLASILSRDQNGVPMQNPPLIETLAHDAILSKCKLIAEAWDAGGLYQVGNFPSWGRWAEWNGKYRDNIRKFLKGDEGTSEEFIKRLEGSKDLYEGRTSNASINFITSHDGFTLYDLVSYNKKHNMANGENNEDGTEDNNSWNCGVEGETPDPSINFFRKKQIKNAITLLLMSRGVPMILSGDEFSNTQFGNNNAYCQDNEISWLDWKKLDENKDIFNFFSKMIKFRKDNPVLKNNNYDTEKNRTGYPEVSWHTEKPWDTYNINNTLSLAVMFVEEREKYGIWTDKYIYMAINMHWEMHKFELPVIPEGKKWYILCNTACCDGKDIFDESSNILIENQSEIVVNPRSIIIVIGK
- a CDS encoding STAS domain-containing protein encodes the protein MEIDIKDVDYKKYITLTGKLDSNCSNEVTEKILDTVRENPNIVIDMKNCTYLSSAGLRTLLTIGKTIKLKSGYMSIINLVDDVKEIMEMTGFSSIFKSFEK
- the brnQ gene encoding branched-chain amino acid transport system II carrier protein, translated to MNKLSKKDMVLISLMLFSLFFGAGNLIFPPFLGESAGTHSWVALAGFFVTAVGFPVMGVVAVAKSKGLMNLGARVSKVFALVFTVLIYLSIGPCLGIPRAGSLPFEMAVLPYLSQGFSVSLARFLYTLVFFSVALWLSFTPSKLVDRLGKVLTPLLLVLIALLFVASILKPMGAYDAPIGNYVTNALTQGFLDGYQTMDTIAALNFGIVISVAIKSRGVKNENAVVSYSIKAGIAAGTLLMAIYAVLCHLGASSGAQFAMTENGAETLTNVTNYIFGGYGAMFLAVVFTLACLTTSVGLVTSCSAYFSTLTSKVSYKMWTIILSVWSMVLANMGLTKILAVSVPVLTAIYPIAIMLILLAMIDKYFKSNYYVYKTAILFTGLASVVDALNGVNIKLGVVTELCTKLPLFNQGLCWVVPAFLGIVVGVLADNVSVLRSQKGEAVNYK
- a CDS encoding phosphatase PAP2 family protein; protein product: MAKETYIKIFSFFSKSEKRKNFLIYANKVLTYIVYIMYPSLLIYLFLSKDTRFIKCIIIPAFSFIILTVFRKAINAKRPYEVFNIDPIIKRDKKGSSFPSRHVFSVFIIALMHYYIFKPIGIFLFIVGTLLALMRVLGGVHFLKDVFFGALIGILFGYIGLII
- a CDS encoding 4Fe-4S binding protein; translated protein: MNKLLVIWKKYSYIFLFLVVIAGMFDSRVALVVTICMVGPIIVSLFRGRFWCGNICPRGSFFDNIVKKFSKHKKVPSFLKSYYFRILVIIVMMTIFTLGIRKNLGNIYGIGMVFYRMIVITTVIGLVLALFINERTWCNFCPMGTIAALITKLRKNKKNLKVSSKCVSCGICEKKCPMGISAYEYKGSEITDPDCIQCLRCELSCPKNAIGIEIEDESEEIKK
- a CDS encoding bile acid:sodium symporter family protein, which codes for MKFFEKLSDLVGKYMAVLVILVAALALFAPSSVSFIKTSYVSTLLGIVMFGMGLTLKLQDFKVVFSRPKDVIIGCIAQFTIMPLLAFLLTKIFNLPPELAVGVILVGTCPGGTSSNVMTYLSKGDVALSVGMTGVSTVFAPFLTPLLTYLLAGKSVDVNMLSMFLSIVKVVIVPIALGFVFNKFFEKFTQRVVRILPLISVTAIVAIVASVVSANSAKILTSSFVILAVVILHNVCGYVLGFTIGKVLKLDLTKCKAVSIEVGMQNSGLATSLAATHFAQYPLATIPGAVFSVWHNISGAIIANIYARTADSKED